One Acutalibacter muris DNA window includes the following coding sequences:
- a CDS encoding ATP-binding cassette domain-containing protein, translating into MATTTVETGVKARHLPEHGPIDPATGREVLLSLRNVDITFGKGDSAVKAVKNASFDIYKGETFSLVGESGSGKTTIGRAVIRVNPCAAGQILYKGVPISGKIPRSLDREVIRNIQMVFQDPAASLNERATVDYIVSEGLYNFHLFENEADRVQKVKNMITEVGLLPEHLTRYPHEFSGGQRQRIGLARAMVMEPELVVADEPISALDVSIRAQVLNLLKKFQEERDVTYLFIAHDLSIVRFISDRIGVIYKGNIVEVAEAEELFDFPMHPYTRSLISAIPIPDPILEKNKVLFTYDPSVHDYSTDKPELTDIGHNHFVYGNQKEIEEYKVIREKGVPLKSITIRDPNAPQKEQEEETMDASAILSAPLHDTGSVWYMILSLLLPVLGIIAAVIFKKKNYIKNYKACKKGAIISFCIIGGIIALFLLALLFAVIF; encoded by the coding sequence ATGGCAACCACAACTGTTGAGACTGGCGTCAAGGCGCGCCATTTGCCGGAGCACGGGCCCATAGACCCCGCCACCGGCCGGGAGGTGCTGCTGTCCCTCCGCAACGTGGACATCACCTTTGGTAAGGGGGACAGCGCCGTTAAGGCGGTAAAGAACGCCTCCTTCGACATCTACAAGGGGGAGACCTTCTCACTGGTGGGCGAGTCGGGCTCCGGCAAGACCACCATCGGCAGGGCTGTTATCAGGGTGAACCCCTGCGCCGCAGGACAGATACTCTATAAGGGCGTACCCATCAGCGGCAAGATACCCCGCTCACTGGACCGGGAGGTAATCAGGAATATACAGATGGTCTTCCAGGACCCGGCGGCGTCTTTGAACGAGCGCGCCACTGTGGACTATATCGTTTCAGAGGGCCTTTACAACTTCCACCTCTTCGAGAACGAGGCGGACAGGGTGCAGAAGGTCAAGAACATGATAACCGAGGTGGGCCTCTTACCCGAGCACCTGACCCGCTATCCCCACGAGTTCTCCGGCGGACAGCGCCAGCGTATAGGCCTTGCGCGCGCCATGGTAATGGAGCCGGAGCTGGTGGTGGCGGACGAGCCCATCTCCGCGCTGGACGTGTCCATACGCGCCCAGGTGCTGAACCTTCTGAAGAAGTTCCAGGAGGAGCGGGACGTGACCTACCTGTTCATCGCCCACGATCTCTCCATTGTGCGCTTTATCTCCGACAGGATAGGCGTTATCTATAAGGGCAATATTGTGGAGGTGGCCGAGGCCGAGGAGCTGTTCGATTTCCCCATGCACCCATACACCCGCTCACTTATCTCCGCCATACCCATCCCGGACCCAATACTGGAGAAGAACAAGGTGCTCTTTACCTATGACCCCTCTGTGCACGACTACAGCACCGACAAGCCGGAGCTTACGGACATCGGGCATAACCACTTTGTCTATGGGAACCAAAAGGAGATAGAGGAGTATAAGGTCATAAGGGAGAAGGGCGTGCCCTTGAAGTCCATCACTATTCGTGACCCCAACGCTCCCCAGAAGGAGCAGGAGGAGGAGACGATGGACGCCAGCGCTATTTTAAGCGCGCCGCTGCACGACACCGGCAGCGTATGGTACATGATACTGTCCCTGTTGCTCCCTGTGCTGGGCATTATCGCCGCAGTCATTTTCAAGAAAAAGAACTATATCAAAAACTATAAGGCCTGTAAGAAGGGCGCGATCATCAGCTTCTGCATAATCGGGGGCATAATAGCGCTGTTCCTCTTGGCCCTGCTGTTTGCCGTTATCTTCTGA